A genomic window from Ruminiclostridium cellulolyticum H10 includes:
- a CDS encoding class I SAM-dependent methyltransferase, which produces MSKNTERALNYWNNCDIIHEFANAQVPQYWKEFFLEILLPQECSVLDLGCGGGRNTQMLVSMGFNVRACDLHQGMVDATRQRIKPFTDGQDAEMIVRQGSMLRLPYEDNYFNIVLSNGIYHNASNVEEFETAIKETGRVLKEDGQLCLNVFTEEYVEANLQKQQKPFLYITPDNLDMVLLPIDNILEILERYSFRPEGELVQYRSKVATGERSVLRGVFRKNKSTRSI; this is translated from the coding sequence ATGAGTAAAAATACAGAAAGGGCACTGAATTATTGGAATAATTGTGACATAATTCATGAGTTTGCAAATGCTCAGGTGCCCCAATACTGGAAAGAATTCTTTTTAGAAATTCTGCTTCCTCAAGAATGTAGTGTACTGGATTTGGGCTGCGGAGGAGGACGAAATACCCAAATGCTCGTATCAATGGGATTTAATGTCCGGGCATGTGATTTGCATCAAGGTATGGTAGATGCCACCCGCCAAAGGATAAAGCCCTTTACTGACGGCCAAGATGCAGAAATGATTGTGCGACAAGGCAGTATGCTGCGATTACCATACGAAGATAATTATTTTAATATTGTATTATCCAATGGTATTTATCATAATGCTTCTAATGTCGAAGAATTTGAGACGGCAATAAAGGAAACAGGACGGGTTCTGAAGGAAGATGGACAGTTATGTCTGAATGTATTTACTGAGGAATATGTAGAAGCGAATTTACAAAAACAGCAGAAGCCATTTTTATATATTACTCCGGATAATCTGGATATGGTTCTTCTTCCCATAGACAACATACTTGAAATTTTAGAAAGGTATTCTTTTAGACCGGAGGGAGAATTGGTGCAGTACCGTTCTAAAGTAGCTACTGGAGAGCGGAGCGTGTTAAGGGGTGTTTTTAGGAAAAACAAAAGTACTCGTAGCATTTGA
- a CDS encoding radical SAM protein, giving the protein MSKKVRLICNLNCSRRQMDMVKLESYLSANGYEVVEDEKQADQIVYTTCGFINETAQVAFNEIERLKSLPAELIVTGCLPDTDSETFNKIHSGKVVRNTELYKFDDVFGGDTKFQDIPDAHDMPWGKGEYFCVEVSRGCPENCSYCATKWAVGKMKSKPIQKCIEEIEEFKKSTFSKVVINGDNVGAYGLDIKETFGTLVSALPIEDEKYKAYIDSLHPRWLLLYYDAVLAAISKNRFGMLVSAIQAGNERVLELMRRKADMKKLKEAFIEIKQKSPEIVLGTEVIVGFPTESESDFIESVDFILSTKLDWGNIFAFSPKKGTEAAAIKGQVEEAEKIRRINYLVEKLKENGYFIFKEEKSQAVIFSNADICINADKSPNPYWQTCFDTVCLDRKKQNQIRSDLREGKIKVSEVSF; this is encoded by the coding sequence ATGAGTAAAAAAGTACGGCTAATATGTAATTTGAACTGTAGCAGAAGACAGATGGACATGGTAAAGCTGGAATCCTATCTTTCTGCAAACGGCTATGAGGTGGTTGAAGATGAAAAACAGGCGGATCAAATTGTTTATACAACATGTGGTTTTATAAATGAAACGGCCCAAGTGGCATTTAATGAAATAGAAAGGCTGAAATCACTGCCTGCTGAGCTTATTGTTACAGGCTGCCTGCCTGATACAGATTCTGAAACGTTCAATAAGATACATAGCGGTAAAGTAGTCCGCAATACAGAATTATATAAATTTGACGATGTTTTCGGAGGAGATACTAAATTTCAGGATATCCCTGACGCACATGATATGCCATGGGGAAAGGGTGAATACTTTTGTGTCGAGGTTAGCCGAGGGTGTCCTGAAAATTGTTCATATTGTGCAACAAAATGGGCTGTTGGAAAAATGAAGAGTAAGCCTATACAAAAGTGTATAGAGGAAATTGAAGAATTCAAAAAAAGTACGTTTAGTAAGGTCGTAATTAATGGTGACAATGTGGGGGCTTACGGGCTTGATATAAAAGAAACCTTTGGTACATTAGTTTCAGCTCTGCCAATAGAGGATGAAAAATACAAGGCATATATTGATTCATTGCATCCAAGATGGCTATTGCTATATTATGATGCAGTACTGGCGGCAATAAGCAAAAACCGCTTTGGTATGCTTGTATCTGCTATACAGGCAGGTAATGAGAGGGTCTTGGAGCTAATGCGGCGTAAAGCAGATATGAAAAAATTAAAGGAGGCTTTTATTGAAATAAAGCAAAAAAGCCCGGAAATAGTTTTAGGAACTGAAGTTATTGTAGGATTTCCAACAGAAAGCGAAAGTGACTTTATCGAAAGTGTAGATTTTATTTTAAGTACAAAATTAGATTGGGGTAATATTTTCGCCTTCTCACCGAAAAAAGGAACCGAGGCTGCGGCAATCAAAGGTCAGGTTGAAGAAGCCGAAAAAATAAGAAGAATCAATTATCTGGTAGAAAAGCTCAAGGAAAATGGATATTTTATTTTTAAGGAAGAGAAATCACAAGCTGTTATTTTTAGCAATGCCGATATTTGCATTAATGCAGACAAGAGCCCGAACCCATATTGGCAGACCTGTTTTGACACTGTTTGTCTTGACAGAAAGAAACAGAATCAAATTCGTAGCGATTTAAGGGAAGGAAAAATAAAAGTCAGTGAAGTAAGTTTCTAA
- a CDS encoding B12-binding domain-containing radical SAM protein, giving the protein MSENKYVCLIQPHTSYKLATIQPALFDQFDSIGLLALAGYLREQGYTVDILHLAKAYRNGYTKKQVEEKIKTRKPILFGIGNMWLHQSVGMLETAQMIREIYGDIPIVVGGQHASFFARDIVQDYSNQINGVIVGEGEETLYQLVKSVEEGGTIDPTVPGFMSKQKDGEILYTPRIVTLEMDSLPFMSHKGVWPEVRAKNGDIIPSVAAIDTVRGGCPTNCGHCLEANNLGKHGREKRAFHSPEYLAEQLKRYLDEGKTYIVIQDSFYANGDGPIAEFIERASKDNLRTEAMHFFIEPGYVSSDIFKVLERFPADKVAIDYGIETGSEKVAKNMNRFFKMDSIYRDIEALGKTNTLATAWWLISLPGETEEDVRLTEEAIKNTIDLGVFTERVSQMLLFPQSELYKNRHLYDINAYFHNYNDFKVFSTVERRENGIYPELVTHDMPYQTKEDTLMLLRDLKKTVRVATESSRHLEKMQKLGYQLNDYDFF; this is encoded by the coding sequence TTGAGTGAAAATAAATACGTTTGCCTGATACAACCGCATACATCTTATAAGTTGGCAACTATTCAGCCGGCACTCTTTGACCAGTTTGACAGCATTGGCTTGCTTGCCTTAGCAGGATATCTGAGGGAGCAGGGTTATACAGTAGATATCTTGCATTTAGCTAAGGCATACAGAAATGGTTATACAAAGAAGCAGGTGGAAGAAAAAATTAAAACACGTAAACCGATTCTATTTGGTATAGGAAATATGTGGCTTCATCAAAGTGTAGGTATGCTGGAAACAGCACAAATGATCCGAGAAATCTATGGTGACATACCGATTGTAGTTGGCGGTCAGCATGCCAGTTTTTTTGCAAGGGATATTGTACAGGATTATTCTAATCAGATAAATGGTGTTATTGTAGGGGAAGGGGAAGAAACACTTTATCAGTTGGTAAAGTCAGTTGAGGAAGGAGGTACCATAGACCCAACTGTTCCGGGCTTTATGTCTAAACAAAAGGACGGAGAAATATTGTATACACCAAGGATTGTGACATTGGAGATGGATAGTTTGCCATTTATGTCCCACAAGGGGGTCTGGCCTGAGGTTCGCGCAAAAAACGGAGACATTATCCCCTCCGTAGCCGCGATAGATACTGTCAGGGGAGGGTGTCCAACAAACTGCGGGCATTGTCTTGAAGCAAATAACTTAGGAAAGCATGGAAGAGAAAAAAGGGCTTTTCATTCTCCTGAGTATTTGGCTGAGCAGCTAAAAAGGTATCTTGACGAAGGAAAAACATACATTGTTATACAGGATTCATTTTATGCAAATGGGGATGGACCTATTGCAGAATTTATTGAAAGAGCAAGCAAGGATAATCTTAGAACAGAGGCTATGCACTTTTTTATAGAGCCGGGTTATGTAAGCAGCGACATATTTAAGGTGCTTGAGAGATTTCCCGCTGATAAGGTTGCTATTGACTATGGTATAGAGACCGGGTCAGAAAAAGTTGCAAAAAACATGAATAGATTCTTCAAAATGGACAGCATATATAGAGATATCGAAGCCTTGGGTAAGACAAATACACTGGCTACTGCATGGTGGCTTATTAGCCTTCCCGGGGAAACAGAGGAAGATGTAAGGCTAACGGAGGAGGCAATAAAGAATACAATTGATCTGGGAGTGTTTACCGAAAGAGTTTCTCAAATGCTGCTTTTTCCTCAAAGTGAATTGTATAAAAACCGACATTTGTATGATATTAATGCATACTTTCATAATTATAACGATTTCAAGGTTTTTTCTACGGTTGAACGCAGGGAAAATGGCATTTATCCGGAGCTAGTGACACATGATATGCCCTATCAGACTAAAGAGGATACACTTATGCTGCTCAGAGATTTGAAAAAGACAGTACGCGTGGCTACCGAAAGCTCAAGGCATTTGGAGAAAATGCAAAAACTCGGATACCAGCTGAATGATTACGACTTTTTTTAA
- a CDS encoding class I SAM-dependent DNA methyltransferase yields MVGEFKNISLYYDVMHMSDNEYKNETDQIREFIKKYKKSAGNSLFDVACGTGRHMEILKDSYEVCGVDLSENMLEHAKQRLPHTEFIKCNMIDFSLSKSSCYSGYKEKIL; encoded by the coding sequence ATGGTTGGAGAGTTTAAAAATATATCTTTATACTACGATGTTATGCATATGAGTGATAATGAATATAAAAATGAAACAGACCAGATTAGGGAATTTATTAAAAAATATAAAAAGAGTGCGGGCAATTCGTTATTCGATGTTGCTTGCGGTACCGGAAGACATATGGAAATACTTAAAGACAGCTATGAGGTATGCGGGGTTGATTTATCGGAGAATATGCTGGAACATGCAAAACAGAGGCTGCCGCATACTGAGTTTATTAAATGTAATATGATTGATTTTAGTCTTTCTAAAAGTAGCTGCTATAGCGGTTATAAAGAGAAAATCCTTTGA
- a CDS encoding chloramphenicol acetyltransferase gives MKYIEMEKSPRKNIYNLFRQMDYPHLNLCANVDVTRLHNYTKQYRLSFFKTMMFFVSKTANEIKEFRYRIQGENVVEYDTIHPSYILLTKEDAFNFCTVEFKDDFIEFYSEAVRTAKELQGNIDLEHEPERDDLILITCTPWVSFTSIMHPAHMHPVDCIPRIAWGKYFDEGERKKMPLGVQAHHSLMDGLHVGKYYTLLQEYLDDPEPHLK, from the coding sequence GTGAAGTATATAGAAATGGAAAAGAGTCCCAGGAAAAATATATACAACCTATTTAGACAAATGGATTATCCCCATTTGAATTTGTGTGCAAATGTAGATGTCACAAGATTGCATAATTATACAAAGCAGTATAGGTTATCATTCTTTAAAACAATGATGTTCTTTGTGTCAAAAACAGCAAATGAAATTAAAGAATTTCGTTATCGTATTCAAGGAGAAAATGTAGTTGAGTACGATACGATACACCCATCATACATTTTACTGACTAAGGAAGATGCCTTCAATTTTTGTACGGTTGAATTTAAGGATGATTTTATTGAGTTTTATTCAGAAGCCGTACGTACGGCAAAAGAATTGCAGGGTAATATTGACTTGGAACATGAACCTGAGCGTGATGACCTTATATTAATTACGTGTACTCCGTGGGTTTCTTTTACAAGTATTATGCATCCTGCACATATGCATCCGGTAGATTGCATTCCTAGAATTGCATGGGGAAAATATTTTGATGAGGGAGAAAGAAAAAAGATGCCATTGGGGGTGCAAGCACATCATTCACTGATGGACGGATTGCATGTGGGTAAATACTATACTCTGCTTCAAGAGTATTTAGATGATCCGGAGCCTCATTTAAAATAA
- a CDS encoding HelD family protein, with the protein MNGKQIQEKPLNRIEDNADDSSIFNNFPEEIEHLEEIKEKLNDALKNYSKSVKQYDEQYMNSKRYLADYRSEIDPKEIFQNEISMKQIERAGTLAVKMRERINKLIESPYFARIDFSEDESELPSVFYIGRFSFSDADQSNILIFDWRTPVSSMFYDCELGQAGYDAPIGRVNGNLTRKRQLKIAQGQMKYVLESSINIQDDVLQRELSHTSDEKMKTIISTIQREQNQIIRNEQAETLIIQGVAGSGKTSIALHRIAYLLYRFKETLSAQNVVILSPNKVFADYISNVLPELGEEPIFEMSFADVAEIQLDGIIKFEPDKDPLETNDPAWAERVKFKSGFDFVKMMDQYLEYAAAEYFEPTDYEFAHFKADREWILSRYNAYKNYPVKKRLFEVSSDIYDKFQTENLMGDELPKPKAVLKKLGDMFKIKNTLALYKDFYKTIKLPEKFVMPDKKLLEWADVYPFMYFHSAFEGLKENQLIKHVIIDEMQDYTPAQYIVINKLFKCKKTILGDFGQSLNPNHLHSLDDLKKVYEGVNYVELNKSYRSTYEIINFAKLIQNVAKLEPIERHGDVPELILCNDTQDELIKIKDKIEAFQQSGNVTLGIILKTNSMAASLYDTLSKDYDIQLITPDSLQFVNGITVTSIQMSKGLEFDEVIIPSANSETYCTDYDRKLLYIACTRAMHKLSLLYTGSLTELIENK; encoded by the coding sequence ATGAATGGTAAACAAATACAAGAAAAACCTTTAAACCGCATAGAAGACAATGCGGATGATTCAAGCATATTTAACAATTTTCCTGAGGAAATCGAACATCTTGAGGAAATTAAAGAAAAATTGAATGATGCTTTAAAAAACTATAGTAAATCAGTCAAACAGTATGATGAGCAGTATATGAATTCTAAACGATATCTTGCAGATTATCGCAGTGAAATAGACCCAAAGGAAATATTCCAAAATGAGATCTCTATGAAACAGATTGAAAGAGCAGGAACTCTTGCTGTAAAAATGAGGGAAAGAATTAACAAGCTGATAGAATCTCCATACTTTGCAAGGATCGACTTTAGTGAAGATGAAAGCGAGCTCCCCTCTGTTTTCTACATCGGCAGATTTTCCTTTTCTGATGCAGATCAGTCAAATATTCTGATTTTTGACTGGCGGACTCCTGTCTCAAGCATGTTTTATGATTGTGAATTGGGTCAAGCAGGATATGATGCTCCAATTGGAAGAGTTAATGGGAATCTGACCCGTAAACGTCAATTAAAAATAGCCCAGGGGCAAATGAAATATGTTTTAGAAAGCTCAATAAACATTCAGGATGATGTACTGCAAAGGGAGCTAAGCCATACATCAGATGAAAAAATGAAGACAATAATCTCTACCATACAAAGAGAACAGAATCAGATTATCAGAAATGAGCAAGCAGAAACTCTTATTATCCAGGGAGTTGCCGGTTCTGGTAAAACGTCCATCGCACTACACCGAATAGCGTATTTACTGTATCGGTTCAAGGAAACCTTGTCTGCTCAAAATGTAGTTATACTATCCCCAAATAAGGTTTTCGCAGACTACATTTCCAATGTATTGCCTGAACTAGGTGAAGAACCAATCTTCGAAATGAGTTTTGCTGATGTTGCCGAAATACAATTGGATGGAATAATTAAATTTGAGCCTGACAAAGACCCTCTCGAAACAAATGATCCTGCTTGGGCAGAAAGAGTAAAATTTAAATCTGGATTTGACTTTGTAAAAATGATGGATCAATATCTGGAATATGCAGCAGCTGAATATTTCGAACCCACTGATTATGAATTTGCTCATTTTAAAGCTGACAGGGAATGGATTCTGTCACGGTACAATGCATATAAAAACTATCCTGTCAAGAAACGGTTGTTTGAGGTATCGTCAGATATTTACGATAAATTCCAAACTGAAAATCTTATGGGAGATGAATTGCCAAAGCCAAAAGCAGTTCTAAAGAAATTAGGTGATATGTTTAAGATTAAAAACACCTTAGCTCTTTATAAAGACTTTTATAAGACAATAAAATTACCTGAGAAATTCGTAATGCCTGATAAGAAATTACTGGAGTGGGCCGATGTTTATCCTTTTATGTACTTTCATTCTGCCTTTGAGGGTTTAAAGGAAAACCAACTAATAAAGCATGTTATCATTGATGAAATGCAGGATTACACACCTGCTCAATATATTGTTATAAATAAGCTCTTTAAATGCAAAAAAACAATACTTGGGGATTTTGGGCAGTCTCTTAATCCCAATCACCTTCATTCCCTCGATGATCTCAAAAAAGTTTACGAAGGTGTCAATTACGTGGAACTGAATAAGAGCTACCGTTCAACATACGAAATTATTAATTTTGCAAAGCTGATACAAAATGTTGCAAAGTTGGAACCGATAGAACGTCACGGAGATGTACCCGAACTTATATTGTGCAATGACACACAGGATGAGCTTATAAAAATAAAAGATAAAATTGAAGCTTTTCAGCAAAGCGGCAATGTAACACTGGGAATTATCCTGAAAACAAATAGCATGGCAGCTTCGCTATACGATACTTTATCCAAGGATTACGATATCCAGTTAATTACACCTGACAGCCTTCAGTTTGTTAATGGAATTACAGTTACCTCTATCCAAATGTCAAAAGGACTTGAATTTGATGAGGTAATCATCCCTTCCGCAAACAGCGAAACCTATTGTACTGATTATGACCGTAAACTTTTGTATATTGCCTGTACTCGTGCCATGCACAAGTTATCACTTCTATATACCGGAAGTTTAACCGAATTAATAGAAAATAAATAA
- a CDS encoding GNAT family N-acetyltransferase, with protein sequence MNSLDNVVAAIGYIENHLTEKIDLDTVASAVHYSKYHLHRIFTEIVGMTIHDYIQRRQLTEAAKLLVFSGKNIMEIALLAGYTSQQAFTNIFKAMYKQSPLQFRRNEVFYPLQLEYKFDSHPDPNLKKRKLKRDLRFATELDIPRWMELVRLVIDGFPNLVEELHIKALNQCILERSALIMTEGSFAIGIMMISYSTGSIDFLGVHPLFRKQGITKALLDRAISELLEHKNITITTFREGDKADTGYRKALKELGFAEAELLTEFGYPTQKMIISN encoded by the coding sequence GTGAACAGCCTTGATAATGTTGTAGCGGCAATTGGTTACATTGAGAACCATCTCACAGAAAAAATAGATTTAGATACAGTCGCAAGTGCAGTACATTATTCAAAATATCATCTACACCGTATATTTACTGAGATAGTCGGTATGACAATACATGACTACATACAGCGGCGCCAACTGACTGAAGCTGCAAAGCTATTAGTTTTTTCTGGAAAAAATATTATGGAGATTGCACTTCTTGCAGGCTATACAAGTCAGCAGGCATTTACCAACATTTTTAAGGCAATGTATAAGCAATCCCCCTTACAATTCAGAAGAAACGAGGTGTTTTATCCATTGCAGTTGGAATACAAATTCGACAGCCATCCTGACCCAAATTTAAAAAAGAGGAAACTAAAAAGAGATTTGCGTTTTGCAACAGAATTAGATATTCCTCGCTGGATGGAACTGGTGAGGCTAGTGATTGACGGATTTCCAAACCTAGTAGAGGAATTACACATTAAGGCACTTAACCAATGTATTCTGGAACGCAGTGCATTAATTATGACTGAGGGCAGCTTTGCAATTGGAATTATGATGATTTCTTATTCAACAGGAAGCATAGATTTTCTTGGAGTCCACCCGCTCTTCAGGAAACAGGGAATAACAAAGGCTTTGCTTGATAGAGCAATTTCAGAGCTCCTTGAACATAAAAATATTACTATTACTACTTTCCGCGAAGGGGATAAAGCAGATACAGGTTATCGGAAGGCTCTTAAAGAGCTTGGCTTTGCTGAGGCAGAACTGTTAACCGAATTTGGTTATCCTACACAGAAAATGATTATATCTAATTAA
- a CDS encoding class I SAM-dependent methyltransferase yields MFKCEKLTDQIIQKLYRNNSLEGENEMEYWNRLWQKSIDYYKEKGIPEEIESLWWKYLYDEMLEHYIELLGTINNKTICELGCGSGYSSIMMATKGAKVTLVDYAPLSSVYSKHICQYMNIDTDKINFITDDAFSKDLDIGQFDVVWNCGVIEHYKWDEAVELIKIMAKHATKGGKVMVTLPNLLSPEFIYLTVTVGKGSEKYYSYRMLKKIMQEAGLSNVKVQAINYWLPSNMSASFSNKLREVKFFRHFKGLCWLFTGIGEKQ; encoded by the coding sequence ATGTTTAAATGTGAGAAGCTTACAGATCAAATTATTCAGAAACTATATCGAAACAATTCTCTCGAAGGCGAGAATGAAATGGAGTATTGGAATAGACTTTGGCAGAAGAGTATTGATTATTACAAGGAAAAAGGTATACCCGAAGAAATCGAAAGTCTTTGGTGGAAATACTTATACGATGAAATGTTGGAGCATTACATAGAGCTTTTAGGAACAATAAATAATAAAACCATATGTGAATTAGGATGTGGTTCAGGCTATTCAAGTATAATGATGGCAACAAAAGGGGCTAAGGTAACACTAGTTGATTATGCACCACTTTCCTCGGTTTATTCAAAGCATATTTGTCAATATATGAATATCGATACTGATAAGATTAATTTTATAACAGATGATGCTTTTTCAAAAGATCTGGATATAGGACAATTTGATGTTGTATGGAACTGTGGTGTTATAGAGCATTATAAGTGGGACGAAGCCGTTGAGTTGATAAAAATTATGGCGAAGCATGCAACTAAAGGAGGCAAAGTTATGGTAACTTTACCAAACCTTTTATCACCGGAATTTATTTACTTAACGGTTACAGTCGGAAAAGGGAGCGAAAAATATTATTCTTATCGAATGCTAAAAAAAATTATGCAGGAGGCAGGATTATCAAATGTGAAAGTACAGGCAATTAATTACTGGTTGCCATCAAATATGTCTGCAAGTTTTTCCAATAAATTGAGGGAGGTTAAATTTTTCAGACATTTCAAAGGATTGTGCTGGCTTTTTACCGGCATAGGGGAAAAACAATAA